From one Agathobaculum sp. NTUH-O15-33 genomic stretch:
- a CDS encoding AAA family ATPase, whose protein sequence is MVTDAKEKTALATSVGADDRQSIQTLSVCSINAFAPEIKDKIENSPTDFEELCRQLHRFNDPAYLHTVSMNELYETVYQSRPSFIDGLLYSGTYLFVGAPKVGKSFFMAQLAYHISTGQKLWDYDVRQGTVLYLALEDDYQRLQERMSRMFGVEGTDSLHFAVYAKQLGAGLDEQLEKFIREHLDTRLIIIDTLQKIREVSTDAYSYANDYDIIGRMKQFAGKNGVCILLVHHTRKQQVGDKFEMISGTTGLLGCADGAFLLQKEKRTDLSATLEIVGRDQPDQRLHLIRDAEKLTWQLDHAETELWKKPPDPLLDKIAAVITEDNPVWSGSATELVGLLQEDIQPNILTRRLNVKAGELLNEY, encoded by the coding sequence ATGGTAACTGACGCAAAAGAAAAGACTGCCCTTGCAACATCTGTTGGCGCAGATGATCGGCAGTCAATTCAAACCTTATCTGTTTGTAGTATAAATGCCTTTGCGCCGGAAATCAAGGATAAGATTGAAAATTCTCCAACAGATTTTGAAGAACTGTGCCGCCAGCTGCACCGTTTTAACGACCCGGCATATCTGCATACAGTCTCCATGAACGAGCTGTATGAAACGGTATATCAAAGCAGGCCGTCCTTCATTGACGGTCTGCTCTACTCCGGCACCTATCTGTTTGTCGGAGCGCCCAAGGTGGGCAAGTCGTTCTTCATGGCGCAGCTTGCCTATCACATCAGCACCGGGCAAAAACTCTGGGATTATGATGTCCGCCAAGGCACAGTTTTATATCTGGCTCTGGAGGACGATTACCAGAGATTGCAGGAGCGGATGTCCCGTATGTTCGGTGTGGAGGGGACAGACAGCCTGCACTTCGCCGTATATGCAAAGCAGCTCGGCGCAGGACTGGACGAACAGCTTGAAAAGTTCATCCGGGAACATCTCGACACCCGGCTTATTATTATCGACACCTTGCAAAAAATCCGGGAGGTCAGCACCGATGCTTACAGCTACGCAAACGACTATGACATCATAGGCAGGATGAAGCAGTTTGCCGGCAAGAACGGCGTGTGCATTTTGCTGGTACATCATACAAGGAAACAACAGGTCGGAGACAAGTTTGAAATGATTTCCGGCACAACGGGATTGCTTGGCTGCGCCGATGGAGCATTTCTTTTGCAAAAGGAGAAGCGAACCGATCTGAGCGCTACCCTTGAAATTGTCGGCAGAGATCAGCCCGACCAGCGGTTGCACCTGATACGGGATGCCGAGAAGCTCACATGGCAGCTCGACCATGCGGAAACGGAACTTTGGAAGAAACCGCCTGACCCATTACTGGACAAAATCGCCGCTGTGATTACCGAAGATAACCCGGTGTGGAGCGGCAGTGCAACGGAGCTTGTGGGCCTGTTACAAGAAGATATACAGCCCAACATTTTGACCCGCAGGCTGAATGTTAAGGCAGGAGAATTGTTAAACGAGTATTAG
- a CDS encoding zinc-ribbon domain containing protein, translated as MYEDKTLVCKECGQEFVFTAGEQEFYAERGFQNEPQRCKNCRDARKNAARGPREYFTAVCASCGGEARVPFEPKSDRPVYCSECFAKMREEG; from the coding sequence CTTTAGTATGCAAGGAATGCGGTCAGGAATTTGTATTCACCGCAGGTGAGCAGGAGTTTTACGCAGAGCGCGGCTTCCAGAACGAGCCCCAGCGCTGCAAGAACTGCCGCGATGCCCGCAAGAATGCTGCCCGCGGCCCTCGCGAGTATTTCACCGCAGTCTGCGCTTCCTGCGGCGGCGAGGCGAGAGTTCCGTTCGAGCCCAAGTCCGATCGCCCGGTATATTGCAGCGAGTGCTTCGCCAAGATGCGCGAAGAGGGCTAA
- a CDS encoding tRNA (adenine(22)-N(1))-methyltransferase, translated as MESLILTPRLDCLASLVPQGAHLADIGTDHGKLPISLLKAGRVQSAVGSDIGAGPLRHAEQNARDHGVSLPLRLAPGLDAIAPDECDTVSIAGMGGQTIAEILDAAPWAIDGGHLLLLQPMTGAPELRQWLWQNGCRIVEETICREGARRWYIVISARGGADKREKPLSACHVSTALLRAAGAKEYLAHLLRIETHALAGMEQGSAVDEARLAAQRDTVTALRDAMEGL; from the coding sequence ATGGAAAGTTTGATTTTAACGCCGCGCCTTGACTGCCTTGCATCGCTGGTGCCGCAGGGCGCGCATCTGGCCGATATCGGCACCGATCACGGCAAGCTGCCGATCAGCCTGCTAAAGGCGGGCCGCGTACAGAGCGCCGTCGGCTCGGATATCGGCGCGGGACCGCTCCGACACGCCGAACAAAACGCGCGGGATCACGGCGTTTCGCTGCCGCTTCGCCTTGCGCCCGGCCTTGACGCGATCGCTCCTGACGAGTGCGATACCGTTTCGATCGCGGGCATGGGCGGGCAGACCATTGCGGAAATATTGGATGCCGCGCCGTGGGCGATTGACGGCGGTCATCTGCTGTTGCTCCAGCCTATGACGGGCGCTCCCGAGCTGCGCCAATGGCTGTGGCAAAACGGCTGCCGCATCGTTGAGGAAACGATCTGCCGCGAAGGCGCGCGCCGCTGGTACATTGTGATCAGCGCCCGGGGCGGGGCGGATAAGCGGGAAAAACCGCTTTCCGCCTGCCATGTTTCAACCGCGCTGTTGCGGGCGGCCGGTGCGAAGGAATATCTGGCACACCTGCTGCGCATTGAAACGCACGCGCTGGCCGGTATGGAGCAGGGCAGCGCGGTCGATGAAGCGCGCCTCGCGGCGCAGCGCGATACCGTTACGGCGCTTCGGGACGCTATGGAGGGATTATGA
- a CDS encoding plasmid mobilization protein: MSLKNTDRKNRWRNKTVAFRVSPEEDAQIEIAVQLTGLTKQNYITRRLLCKDVVVQGNPRVFKALRNQLATVIEQLQRIEAGAGVDDELLDTINLIATIMGGMKEDDAYGN, from the coding sequence ATGTCGTTGAAAAACACAGACAGAAAAAACCGTTGGCGCAACAAGACAGTAGCGTTCCGGGTGTCGCCGGAGGAGGACGCACAAATCGAGATCGCCGTGCAGCTTACCGGTCTCACCAAGCAAAATTATATCACCCGCAGGCTACTTTGTAAGGATGTGGTAGTGCAGGGTAACCCCAGAGTGTTCAAGGCGCTACGCAATCAGCTTGCCACCGTAATCGAACAGCTTCAGCGCATTGAAGCTGGGGCTGGTGTGGATGACGAGCTGCTGGACACCATCAACCTGATCGCAACCATCATGGGCGGGATGAAGGAGGACGATGCCTATGGTAACTGA
- the guaA gene encoding glutamine-hydrolyzing GMP synthase, with the protein MKQDMIVILDLGSEENPRLAREIRALGVYSEIHPHDITAAELDALPGVKGIILNGGPNRVVDGVEIDVAKEVYNYNVPVLLADHKGDKPWPADEGERKTALSNFVFDLCGAQPNWNMENFIADQIELIQRQVGDRKVLLALSGGVDSSVVAALLIKAIGKQLTCVHVNHGLLRKGEPEQVVSVFRDEMDANLIYVDAVDRFLDKLADVTDPEQKRKIIGAEFIRVFEEEARKLSGIEFLAQGTIYPDIIESGTKTVKAVKSHHNVGGLPEDMDFALVEPLKMLFKDEVRACGVALGLPESMVYRQPFPGPGLGVRCLGAITRDRLEALREADAILREEFDKAGLAGKVWQYFTVVPDFKSVGVRDNARSFEWPCILRAVNTVDAMTATIELIDWPVLQRITDRITHEVPGINRVLYDLTPKPVGTIEWE; encoded by the coding sequence ATGAAGCAGGATATGATCGTTATCCTTGACCTTGGCAGCGAAGAAAACCCCAGACTGGCCCGCGAGATCCGCGCGCTGGGCGTGTACAGCGAGATCCACCCGCATGATATCACGGCGGCGGAGCTGGACGCGTTGCCGGGCGTAAAAGGCATTATTTTAAACGGCGGCCCCAACCGTGTGGTGGACGGGGTAGAGATCGACGTGGCAAAGGAAGTTTATAATTACAACGTACCCGTGCTGCTTGCCGATCATAAGGGCGATAAGCCATGGCCCGCGGACGAAGGCGAACGCAAAACCGCGCTGTCCAACTTTGTATTCGACTTGTGCGGCGCGCAGCCCAACTGGAACATGGAAAACTTCATTGCGGATCAGATCGAGCTGATCCAGCGGCAAGTGGGGGATCGCAAGGTGCTACTGGCGCTTTCCGGCGGTGTGGATTCCTCGGTCGTCGCGGCGCTGCTGATCAAGGCGATCGGAAAGCAACTGACCTGCGTGCATGTCAACCACGGTCTGCTGCGCAAGGGCGAACCGGAGCAGGTCGTTTCGGTGTTCCGCGATGAAATGGACGCGAACCTTATCTATGTGGACGCGGTAGACCGTTTTCTGGACAAGCTCGCGGACGTGACCGATCCGGAGCAGAAACGCAAGATCATCGGCGCGGAGTTTATCCGTGTGTTCGAGGAGGAAGCGCGGAAGCTTTCCGGTATCGAATTTTTGGCGCAGGGTACGATTTACCCGGATATCATCGAAAGCGGCACGAAGACGGTCAAGGCGGTAAAGAGCCACCACAACGTCGGCGGCCTGCCGGAGGACATGGACTTTGCGCTGGTCGAGCCTCTGAAAATGCTCTTTAAGGACGAGGTGCGCGCCTGCGGCGTAGCTCTTGGTCTGCCGGAGAGCATGGTCTACCGCCAGCCTTTCCCGGGCCCCGGCCTCGGCGTGCGCTGCCTTGGCGCGATCACGCGCGACCGTCTGGAAGCCCTGCGCGAAGCGGACGCCATCCTGCGCGAAGAGTTTGACAAGGCCGGTCTAGCCGGTAAGGTGTGGCAGTATTTCACCGTCGTACCGGATTTCAAGTCGGTCGGCGTGCGTGATAACGCGCGCTCGTTCGAGTGGCCCTGCATCCTCCGCGCGGTCAATACGGTGGACGCCATGACCGCCACGATTGAACTGATCGATTGGCCGGTATTGCAGCGCATCACCGACCGCATCACCCATGAAGTGCCCGGCATCAACCGCGTTCTGTACGATCTGACTCCCAAGCCGGTCGGCACGATCGAGTGGGAATGA
- a CDS encoding LysR family transcriptional regulator: MDMNIQKYMAFLKTVEYGSFTKAAEVLSYSQSGISRMINDLEKEWKITLLERGRAGVRLTSDGLKLLPHAQSVCTEYRKLQMQVDELNGLQAGLIRIGTFSSVATHWLPNIIREFQKDYPNIEYELLLGDYKEIEEWILTGRVDCGFLRLPTHPELQTIFLEQDELLVILPEAHPLAGCDRFPVAALCNDPFMLLEKGEKAEVSEIFDRCKISPNVHFTTWDDYAIMSMVESGLGISILPQLILRRVPYRIVAKELEVPAYRSIGLALRDQRSASIAVKRFMEYLQYR, encoded by the coding sequence ATGGATATGAACATACAAAAATACATGGCGTTCCTTAAAACAGTAGAGTATGGCAGCTTTACAAAGGCCGCCGAGGTACTGAGCTATTCCCAATCCGGCATCAGCCGCATGATCAACGATTTGGAGAAGGAGTGGAAGATCACCTTGCTGGAACGGGGACGCGCCGGGGTTCGCCTGACTTCCGACGGTCTCAAGCTGCTGCCGCATGCCCAAAGCGTCTGCACGGAATACCGCAAGCTGCAAATGCAGGTAGACGAACTGAACGGGCTGCAAGCCGGCCTGATCCGGATCGGCACCTTTTCCAGCGTCGCGACCCATTGGCTGCCGAACATCATCCGGGAATTTCAAAAAGACTATCCCAACATTGAGTATGAATTGCTGCTGGGCGACTATAAAGAAATCGAGGAGTGGATCCTAACAGGCCGCGTCGATTGCGGTTTTCTTCGCCTGCCCACGCACCCGGAGCTGCAAACGATTTTCTTGGAGCAGGACGAGCTGCTCGTCATTTTACCAGAAGCGCACCCCTTGGCAGGGTGTGATAGATTCCCGGTCGCCGCGTTATGCAACGATCCGTTCATGCTGCTAGAAAAAGGCGAAAAAGCTGAGGTCTCCGAAATATTTGACCGGTGCAAGATATCGCCTAACGTACATTTTACCACTTGGGATGACTATGCGATCATGTCGATGGTGGAAAGCGGCCTTGGTATCAGCATTTTGCCCCAGCTGATTCTCAGGCGGGTTCCTTATCGCATCGTTGCAAAAGAATTGGAGGTACCCGCTTACCGCAGCATAGGTCTGGCCCTACGGGATCAGCGTTCCGCATCCATAGCGGTCAAGCGCTTCATGGAATATTTGCAATACCGCTGA
- the guaA gene encoding glutamine-hydrolyzing GMP synthase: MENHQLILVLDFGGQYNQLIARRVREQHVYCEVKSYKTPLSEIKAMQPAGIIFTGGPNSVYDDASPRCGREVLELGIPVLGICYGCQLMAHLLAGTVSDAAEKSEYGKTEVRLDRTSTLFSDLQENEICWMSHTDFIANAPEGFRVTATTATCPTAAMENAEKKLYGVQFHPEVNHTPHGTDMLRHFVYDVCGCTGDWTMGKYIENQLASIRRQVGDGKVLCALSGGVDSSVAAALLSKAVGRQLTCVFVDNGLMRKNEGIEVEEAFKTRFDANFVHAKAQQRFLNRLKGLSEPEAKRKAIGEEFIRVFEDEAKKIGKVDFLVQGTIYPDVIESGLGDSAVIKSHHNVGGLPDVVDFEELIEPLRMLFKDEVRQMGLELGLPEHLVWRQPFPGPGLGIRVIGEVTEEKLAILREADAIYREEIANAGLDRSISQYFAVLTDMRSVGVMGDGRTYDYTLALRGVTTTDFMTADWARIPYEVLDRVSIRIVNEVGHINRIVYDITSKPPATVEWE; the protein is encoded by the coding sequence ATGGAAAATCATCAGTTGATCCTGGTGCTAGACTTTGGCGGCCAGTATAACCAGCTGATCGCGCGCCGCGTGCGCGAACAACATGTATACTGCGAGGTCAAAAGCTACAAGACCCCGCTGAGCGAAATCAAGGCGATGCAGCCCGCGGGCATCATTTTCACCGGCGGCCCCAATAGCGTATACGACGATGCCTCGCCGCGCTGCGGCAGGGAAGTGCTGGAACTCGGCATTCCGGTGCTCGGCATCTGCTATGGCTGCCAGTTGATGGCGCACCTTTTGGCCGGCACGGTATCCGACGCCGCCGAAAAGAGCGAATACGGCAAGACTGAGGTGCGGCTCGACCGCACGAGCACGCTGTTTTCCGATCTGCAAGAAAACGAAATTTGCTGGATGAGCCATACCGACTTTATCGCGAACGCGCCCGAAGGTTTCCGCGTCACCGCGACTACCGCGACCTGTCCGACCGCCGCGATGGAAAACGCGGAAAAGAAGCTGTACGGCGTACAGTTCCACCCGGAGGTCAATCACACGCCGCACGGTACGGATATGCTTCGCCACTTTGTATACGACGTGTGCGGCTGCACCGGCGATTGGACGATGGGGAAATACATCGAAAATCAGCTTGCTTCGATTCGCCGGCAGGTGGGGGATGGTAAGGTGCTTTGCGCCCTTTCCGGCGGCGTCGATTCAAGCGTAGCCGCGGCGCTTCTCAGCAAAGCGGTCGGCCGCCAGTTGACCTGTGTGTTCGTCGATAACGGCCTGATGCGTAAAAACGAAGGCATCGAGGTGGAAGAGGCATTCAAAACCCGCTTTGACGCAAACTTTGTCCACGCAAAGGCGCAGCAGCGCTTCTTAAACCGTTTAAAGGGGCTGAGCGAGCCCGAAGCCAAGCGCAAGGCCATTGGCGAAGAGTTCATCCGTGTGTTTGAGGACGAAGCCAAGAAGATCGGCAAGGTCGATTTTCTGGTGCAGGGCACCATCTATCCGGACGTGATCGAGTCCGGCCTTGGCGATTCGGCGGTCATCAAGAGCCACCACAATGTCGGCGGCCTGCCTGACGTCGTCGATTTCGAGGAATTGATCGAGCCGCTGCGCATGCTCTTTAAGGATGAAGTGCGGCAGATGGGCTTGGAGCTTGGCCTGCCCGAGCATCTTGTTTGGCGCCAGCCGTTTCCGGGCCCGGGTCTGGGCATCCGTGTGATCGGCGAGGTGACCGAGGAAAAACTCGCCATTCTGCGCGAGGCCGACGCGATTTATCGCGAAGAGATCGCGAACGCAGGGCTGGACCGCTCGATCAGCCAGTATTTCGCGGTGCTGACCGATATGCGCTCGGTCGGCGTCATGGGCGACGGCCGCACGTATGATTACACGCTCGCTTTGCGCGGGGTGACCACCACGGACTTCATGACTGCGGATTGGGCGCGCATTCCCTATGAGGTGCTCGACCGCGTATCCATCCGTATTGTCAACGAAGTGGGCCATATCAACCGCATCGTGTATGATATCACCTCCAAACCCCCGGCAACGGTGGAGTGGGAGTAA
- the dcd gene encoding dCTP deaminase yields MILSGQEILKHIGKEIKIIPFDEKRINPNSYNLSLADELLVYDNEVLDMKKNNRAHRIFIPENGLLLEPNRLYLGRTNEYTSTDGYVPMLEGRSSTGRLGLFIHVTAGFGDVGFRGYWTLEIFCVQPIRIYPNVEICQIYYHDIHGEYTPYESGKYQNNVGIQPSLLYKDFERSVEF; encoded by the coding sequence ATGATCCTATCCGGTCAAGAAATTTTAAAGCACATCGGCAAGGAGATCAAAATTATTCCGTTTGATGAAAAACGGATCAATCCAAACAGCTATAACCTGTCCTTGGCGGATGAACTGCTTGTCTATGACAACGAAGTGCTGGATATGAAGAAGAATAACAGAGCGCACCGCATTTTTATCCCGGAAAACGGTTTGCTTCTCGAACCCAATCGCCTCTATCTGGGCCGCACGAACGAATACACCTCGACCGATGGCTATGTGCCCATGCTGGAGGGGCGTTCTTCGACCGGCCGACTTGGCCTTTTTATCCACGTCACCGCGGGCTTTGGCGATGTGGGTTTCCGGGGCTATTGGACGCTAGAGATCTTCTGCGTGCAGCCCATCCGAATATATCCCAATGTCGAGATCTGTCAGATATACTACCATGATATCCACGGCGAGTATACCCCCTATGAAAGCGGTAAGTACCAGAACAACGTTGGCATTCAGCCCAGCTTGCTGTATAAAGATTTTGAAAGGTCGGTTGAATTTTAA
- a CDS encoding Ig-like domain-containing protein, producing MLKDKKLLFCAVLLPITVLFSGYALAAGLKTVPADGAPPIAQSVHGETCLGVPIELTLTATDEDNDIALYQLTEQPRLGTAQIDGAVLRYTPGKKAGTDKFSYTAVDENGNTAPAATVTVTVVKNRSKLTYADMEGNPSHYAAICLSEAGVMTGEKIGDCSFFHPAQPITRSEFIAMASAVADLPLEPTEQTDFADDGGLSPWAKPYVSAAASSGLVSGYRTAGGYAEIRGQNPITLAEACVVVNNLLTETLQGAEAAYASEHSTEMDWAQSAIGSLNRLQVLSPLSEMQQPSDAISRQTACELLYNAMQLMEE from the coding sequence ATGTTAAAGGATAAAAAATTGCTGTTTTGCGCGGTCCTGCTGCCGATCACCGTGCTGTTTTCCGGCTATGCGCTGGCTGCGGGATTGAAAACCGTGCCCGCGGACGGCGCGCCGCCCATTGCACAAAGCGTTCATGGCGAAACCTGTCTGGGTGTGCCGATCGAACTGACGCTCACCGCGACCGACGAGGACAACGACATTGCCCTGTACCAGCTAACCGAGCAGCCGCGACTAGGCACGGCTCAGATCGACGGCGCGGTACTGCGCTACACACCGGGCAAAAAGGCCGGTACGGATAAGTTTTCTTACACCGCGGTGGATGAAAACGGCAATACCGCACCCGCCGCCACGGTAACGGTAACCGTGGTGAAGAACCGCTCTAAGCTGACCTACGCGGATATGGAAGGCAATCCATCCCATTACGCGGCCATCTGTTTATCCGAAGCCGGCGTGATGACGGGGGAAAAGATCGGCGACTGCTCTTTTTTCCATCCAGCACAGCCGATCACACGCAGCGAGTTCATTGCAATGGCTTCCGCCGTGGCCGATCTGCCGCTTGAACCGACCGAGCAGACCGATTTTGCCGACGACGGCGGCCTCTCTCCGTGGGCCAAGCCCTATGTCAGCGCCGCGGCGTCCAGCGGGTTGGTCAGCGGCTACCGTACCGCGGGCGGCTATGCCGAGATCCGCGGGCAAAATCCGATCACGTTGGCCGAGGCCTGCGTTGTCGTCAATAATCTGCTGACCGAAACGCTTCAGGGCGCCGAAGCGGCCTACGCCTCGGAACACTCAACGGAAATGGATTGGGCGCAATCCGCGATCGGCTCGCTGAACCGGCTGCAGGTGCTCTCTCCCCTTTCCGAAATGCAGCAGCCGAGCGACGCGATCTCCCGCCAGACCGCGTGTGAGCTGCTTTACAACGCCATGCAGCTGATGGAAGAATAG
- a CDS encoding complexin-2, protein MKNVQIPYELFVNLVLYHLNGEDDFDEEIRQGLERKLDAMLNRQLYSQYKTAPTEEQRERARQEYLDRRGVPQSYRWTTSPWEL, encoded by the coding sequence ATGAAAAATGTACAGATACCCTATGAGCTGTTCGTCAATCTGGTGCTTTATCACCTGAACGGCGAGGATGATTTTGACGAGGAAATCCGGCAGGGCTTGGAGCGAAAGCTGGATGCCATGCTGAACAGGCAGCTTTATTCGCAGTACAAAACAGCCCCTACGGAGGAACAACGGGAACGGGCAAGGCAGGAATATCTTGACCGCCGTGGAGTGCCGCAAAGCTACCGCTGGACTACTTCTCCTTGGGAGCTATGA
- a CDS encoding DUF1858 domain-containing protein: protein MAAVTKKTTIGEVLARDLNTAPFFTEMGMHCLGCPASQGESIEEACMVHGTNADELVEKLNSFFGE from the coding sequence ATGGCTGCTGTCACGAAGAAAACCACGATCGGCGAGGTTTTGGCCCGCGATCTGAACACGGCGCCCTTTTTCACGGAAATGGGCATGCACTGTCTGGGGTGTCCGGCTTCGCAGGGCGAAAGCATCGAGGAAGCCTGCATGGTTCACGGCACGAATGCGGACGAGCTGGTTGAAAAGCTCAACAGCTTTTTCGGAGAATAA
- a CDS encoding Rqc2 family fibronectin-binding protein yields the protein MPLDAICLGAVVHELNAALMGCRVEKVYQPDRDEIVLQTRGVGGAKRLLLSIAAGAPRAHFIEAARENPAAPPMFCMLMRKHVQGAKIAAISQPATERMFTIELDTNDEMGVPCKKRLMCELMGKHSNLVLCGEDGRVIDSLRRVDGDISGKRQVMPGLFYRMPPAQDKRDPFGLTGETLTALLREGDPETALDRALLGLLLGFSPLLCREIAFRATGNVQQPLRELTEKDYRAIAQAFDAFCADVKGGRFSPTLLTRREDGAVFDFSCTPIAQYGDFLQTTVFDSFSALLAAFYEKKGKAERMARRTQDLRKTVQNARDRLARKIAAQQKELAQTHDRDKHKRIGDLITANLYQIEKGMNKVRAVDYYDETCPEVEITLDIRLTPQQNAQRYFKLYNKAKTAEQMLTVQLAQGQDELQYLDSVLALIEEAENERDLAQLREELTQTGVLSKKQTRNKRGQARPASAKPYHYRTSDGFDVFAGKNNLQNDLLTLKTALKSDIWFHTQKIHGSHVILAVDGREPTDQAMTEAAMIAAYHSKARTSSLVPVDYTPVRQVKKPAGAKPGMVIYHVYQTAYVTPDEAAIEKLRVE from the coding sequence ATGCCACTCGACGCAATCTGCCTTGGGGCAGTAGTGCACGAACTGAACGCGGCGCTCATGGGCTGTCGCGTGGAAAAAGTATATCAGCCCGACCGGGACGAGATTGTGCTGCAAACGCGCGGCGTGGGCGGCGCAAAGCGCCTGCTGCTCTCGATCGCGGCGGGCGCGCCGCGCGCGCACTTTATCGAAGCCGCGCGGGAAAACCCCGCCGCGCCGCCCATGTTTTGCATGCTGATGCGCAAGCATGTGCAGGGGGCCAAGATCGCCGCCATTTCCCAGCCCGCGACCGAGCGCATGTTCACCATCGAGCTGGACACCAACGATGAAATGGGCGTGCCCTGCAAAAAGCGCCTGATGTGCGAACTCATGGGCAAGCACTCCAATCTGGTTTTATGCGGCGAGGATGGGCGCGTCATCGATTCGCTGCGCCGGGTGGACGGTGATATATCCGGCAAGCGGCAGGTAATGCCGGGCCTGTTTTACCGCATGCCGCCCGCGCAGGATAAGCGCGATCCCTTTGGGCTGACCGGTGAAACGCTGACCGCCCTGCTGCGGGAGGGCGACCCGGAGACAGCGCTCGACCGCGCGCTGCTCGGCCTGCTGCTCGGCTTTTCGCCGCTGTTGTGCCGTGAGATCGCGTTCCGCGCGACCGGAAACGTACAGCAGCCCCTGCGCGAATTGACGGAAAAGGACTACCGTGCGATTGCGCAGGCGTTCGACGCTTTTTGCGCCGACGTCAAAGGGGGACGCTTTTCGCCCACGCTTCTGACCAGGCGCGAGGACGGCGCGGTGTTCGATTTCTCCTGCACGCCCATTGCGCAATACGGCGACTTTTTGCAAACAACGGTGTTTGACAGCTTTTCCGCTTTGCTCGCCGCCTTTTACGAGAAAAAAGGCAAGGCCGAGCGCATGGCGCGCCGCACGCAGGATTTGCGTAAAACCGTACAGAACGCGCGCGACCGGCTGGCGCGTAAAATCGCCGCCCAGCAAAAGGAGCTTGCCCAAACGCACGACCGTGATAAGCACAAGCGCATAGGCGACTTGATCACGGCCAACCTGTACCAGATCGAAAAGGGCATGAACAAGGTCCGCGCGGTGGACTATTACGACGAGACCTGCCCAGAGGTCGAGATTACACTCGATATCAGGCTTACGCCACAGCAGAACGCGCAGCGCTACTTTAAGCTTTATAACAAGGCCAAAACAGCCGAACAGATGCTCACCGTACAGCTGGCGCAGGGGCAGGACGAGCTGCAATACCTCGATAGTGTGCTTGCCCTGATCGAGGAAGCGGAAAACGAACGCGATCTGGCCCAGCTTCGCGAGGAGTTAACGCAGACAGGCGTGCTCTCCAAAAAGCAGACAAGGAACAAACGCGGTCAGGCGCGGCCCGCTTCGGCTAAACCCTACCACTACCGCACCAGCGACGGGTTTGATGTGTTTGCGGGTAAAAACAACCTGCAAAACGATCTGCTCACGCTGAAAACCGCGCTGAAAAGCGATATTTGGTTTCACACACAGAAAATCCATGGCTCCCACGTCATTCTCGCGGTCGACGGCCGCGAGCCGACCGATCAGGCCATGACCGAAGCCGCGATGATCGCGGCGTACCACTCCAAGGCGCGTACCTCGTCGCTGGTTCCGGTCGATTATACGCCGGTACGTCAGGTGAAAAAGCCCGCCGGCGCAAAGCCGGGCATGGTCATTTATCACGTTTACCAAACGGCGTATGTCACACCGGACGAAGCGGCGATCGAAAAGCTGCGCGTGGAATAA
- a CDS encoding Nif3-like dinuclear metal center hexameric protein — translation MITVQDILTFLEGFAPYELAESWDNVGLLAGDRVQPVSSVLCALDITEQVVEEAAALGAQLIVAHHPAIFTSVSRVTADDTTGRLLRAAIRNEIALICMHTNADCAQGGVNDALAAALFLTGVSNMEAGENGMLGRVGTLPREMQPEEFVRYVKDCLNAGGVRYCDGGRAIRRVAVGGGACGKMMDQALAKGAEAFVIGDCSYDLMQRAQALGLTLVDAGHFPTENPMTAVFAEQIRGAFPKLTVKTSAKHADCIQFI, via the coding sequence ATGATAACCGTACAGGATATCCTGACTTTTTTAGAGGGCTTTGCCCCATACGAGCTTGCTGAAAGCTGGGACAACGTCGGCCTATTGGCTGGCGACCGCGTGCAGCCGGTCTCTTCCGTTCTCTGCGCGCTCGATATCACCGAGCAGGTGGTGGAGGAGGCGGCCGCGCTCGGCGCACAGCTGATCGTGGCCCATCATCCGGCGATCTTCACTTCGGTCAGCCGGGTCACGGCGGATGATACCACGGGCCGCCTGCTGCGCGCGGCGATCCGAAACGAGATCGCGCTCATCTGTATGCACACCAACGCGGACTGCGCGCAGGGCGGCGTAAACGATGCGCTGGCCGCCGCGTTGTTCCTGACCGGCGTATCCAATATGGAAGCCGGGGAAAACGGTATGCTGGGCCGTGTCGGCACGTTGCCGCGCGAAATGCAGCCCGAGGAGTTTGTCCGCTACGTCAAGGACTGCCTGAACGCGGGCGGCGTGCGTTACTGCGACGGCGGCCGGGCCATCCGCCGTGTCGCGGTCGGCGGCGGCGCCTGTGGCAAAATGATGGATCAGGCGCTCGCAAAGGGCGCGGAAGCCTTTGTGATAGGCGATTGCAGCTACGACTTGATGCAGCGCGCACAGGCCCTTGGCCTGACGCTGGTGGACGCCGGGCATTTTCCAACCGAAAACCCGATGACCGCCGTGTTTGCAGAGCAGATCAGGGGCGCTTTTCCCAAGCTTACGGTCAAAACATCGGCGAAGCACGCCGATTGCATCCAATTTATATAA